The genomic window GCGCCGAGCATCTGGATGCATGGCTGAACCCGGACCCGGACAACCTGGCGGCGCAGTACGCCATCCTCGACGATCGCGAGGATATCCGCTACGTCCATGAAGAGGCCGCCTGAGTCGCGCTGGCCCTGGCTGGCCTGCCGCCATGACGCGATCGCAGCGCGCCGGGCCCGGCCCCGGATCAGGTCACATCGGCCCTGGAACGACCGACCGCGCGAACCAGCGCCCTGCTCAGGTCCGCGGACAGGTACGGCTTGACCAGCAGCACGCCCGACTGCATCGCCAGCGGCAACTGATCGGCGGTCATGCCCGTGGCCAGCACGAACGGCACCTTGCGCGCACCGAGCGCCGCCGCAACCGGCTCGCTGGTTTCATTGCGGGCCAAGCGATAGTCCAGCAGGGCAACGTCCGGCGTCGTCTGTTCGAGCAGGCGCAGCGCCTCGGCGACCGACGCCGCCAGCCCCACGACCCGGGCACCGGAGTGCACCAGCTGCATCTGCAGCAGCGCCGCGCTCATCTCGTCGTTTTCAACTACCAGCACCCGCAGGTCCTGCAACGCTGACATCGGCTTTCGCTCCCGCGCCTGTTAAGCCCTTCCAGTATAGCCAGCGCCAGGCTGATACCGACAGCGCCCCTACCCGCCGCAGGCAGCCTGGGCCTCTATCAACGCCGTGCAGCGTCGGGTACACTAGCCCGCTGCTGCCGGTGTGGCGGAATGGTATACGCAGCTGACTCAAAATCAGCCGGGGGCAACCCCATGAAGGTTCGAGTCCTTTCACCGGCACCATCGATCAAGGCCAGGTCCCCGACCTGGCCTTTGTCGTTTTCACGCTGGCCTTGGCGCAACCGATGCCATCGCCACTGGCCAGCCCGGCCGGCGCGCGTTCCCCGGGCTGCTACACCACCCGCAACGCCGGCGCGTGACTGCCGGAGCCGTGCCCTGCCCCGGCCCCGGCCTGCACGCGGAATCCGGCGACGGTCCGCAGCAGCTCCGAGGACTGTTCCTCCATGCTGCGGGCCGCGGCCGACGCTTCCTCCACCAGCGCGGCATTCTGCTGCGTCCCCTGGTCGATCAGGTCCACGGCCTGGTTCATCTGCTGGATGTCATCGCTCTGCTGCTGGGCCGCGGTGCTGATCTCGGTCACCAGGTCGCTGACGCGGCGCACATCGACCACGATCTCGTCCATGGTCCGGCCAGCGCTTTCGACCTGCGCGGTACCCGCCCCGACATTGGCCACCGACGCGTCGATCAGCTGCTTGATTTCCTTGGCCGCGCCGGCCGAGCGCTGCGACAGTTCGCGGATCTCGGTGGCGACCACGGCAAAGCCACGCCCGTGCTCACCGGCGCGTGCGGCTTCCACCGCCGCGTTCAACGCCAGGATGTTGGTCTGGAAGGCGATGCCATCGATCACGCCGATGATGTCGACGATGCGCCGCGAGGAGGCATTGATCACCGCCATCGTGGCGACCACTTCGTGCACCACCTGGCCACCGCGCGCGGCCACCTCGGCAGCTCCCCCCGCCAGTTGACTGGCCTGGCGCGCATTGGTCGCGGTGCGCTGCACGGTCTCGGCCAGCCCCTTCATCGACACGGCGGTCTCTTCCAGTGAAGCGGCCTGCTGCTCGGTACGCTGCGACAGGTCGCTGTTGCCCTGGGCAATCTCGGTCGCTCCCACCGCAATCGTGTCGGCGGCGAACTTGATCTGGCCGATGATGCCGGCCATCGCTTCGACCAGTGCGTTGACCCCGCCACACAGCTCGGCGATCGGCCCGCTCTTGTCGGTCATCGCGATGCGGTGGGTCAGGTCGCCCTCCTTCGCCGCCGCCACCACTTCGCGGGTCTGCGCCACCGCCTGCTGCATGGCCTGGCTTGCATGCACCTGTGCGGTGATGTCGGTGGCGTACTTGACCACCTTGAACGGCCGTCCATTGGCGTCCAGGATCGGGTTGTACGAGGCCTGGATCCACACCTCGCGGCCCGCTTTGCCCAGCCGCCGATACTGGCCGGCGTCGTACTCGCCGCGGCCAAGCTTTTCCCAGAACTGCCGATACCCCGCACTGCTCCGGTACTCGGGCTCCACGAACAGCGAATGATGCTGACCACGCACCTCGTCCAGCGTGTACCCGGTGACGGCGAGGAAGTTGGCATTGGCGGCGAGGATGCGCCCGTCCATGCTGAATTCGATCACCGCCTGCGACTTGTCGATGGCAGCCAGCTGGCCGGCCGACTCCGCAGCCTGCTGCCTCTGCGCGGTGATGTCGGTGGCGAACTTGACGACCTTGTAGGGCCGTCCCTGCGGGTCCAGCACCGGGTTGTAGGACGCCTGGATCCAGATCTCGCGGCCGCCCTTGCCGAACCGGCGGTACTGCCCGGCATCGAATTCACCCCGGCCCAGCCGCGCCCAGAACTCGCGGTAGTCGGCGCTGCGCGCCTGCTCGGGATCGACGAACAGCGAATGGTGCTTGCCCTGGATCTCATCCAGGCGATATCCCAGCGCCTGCAGGAAATTGTCGTTGGCCTGCAGGATGGTGCCATCCAGGGCGAATTCGATGACCGCCTGCACGCGGTGCAGGGCGGCGACCTGCGCCTCCAGCTCGGCATGGCGGCGGGTGTCGGCGGCCAGCGCCACCGCACTGCGCGGCGAGCCCAGCGCGCCCAGCAGCGCGCGCCAGGGCGACCAACGGGTGAGCACGTCGGCCGGCGCCTGTGCGCCTGCCGTGAAGCCGGGAATAAGCATCGTCTGATCCTCGGTGTCCGGTAGTGGTTGCGACCCGACGGGCGGGATGCCCGGCGGCAACATCAATTGCCTGGACGTACAGACGCCCGGGGGCGGCGTCACTCGAGCGACTGGCAGGAAGCATTGAGGCAGCTGCGATCGTCATCCAACAGCGGCGGAGCACACAGCACGGGCCGCCCATCGGGGGCAGCCTCGAGGTCCGTCGGTGGTGCGGGTGCGGATCCTGATCAGCTATCGGCCTGCCTGGCGCCACCTTTAGCGCGGCGCCTCATCGGCGCCAGCGCCAACCCCGGCGGCCCGGTCCGGGTTGCCTGGCCGGGATGCAACAGGCACGCGGAAGGTTGCAATGACCAACGGGACATCCGTCGGCGCTCCCGGCGCTGCAGCATCCGACGCTGCAGCACAACCCCAACCCCAGGAGGCAGCATGCTTCGTCGCGCGGGCACCATCCTCATCCTCGGCCTGTTCAGCGCTGCGGCGCTGGCCAGTGACAGCGGATTCCGGCCCAGTTTCCAGCCTGACCAGTTGAAGGGCCCGCCCGCCGGCCGCGCCAACGAGGTGCTGGTGCTGGGAACGATGCATCTGTCGGGGCTGCCGGACACCTTCCAGCCAGCGCTGCTGGAACCCCTGCTGCAACGCCTGGCACGCTGGCGTCCTGAAGCGATCGCCACCGAGGACGTGTCCGGCGTGCAGTGCGACTTCATGCGCCGTCATCCGGCGCGCTATGCCGACAGCATTGCCTCGTACTGCTTCAACACCGATGCGGCCCGCGCAGCGACCGGCCTGGACGTCGCCGCCGCCAGCGTCGAAATGGAACGGTTGCTGGCCACCTGGCCGGCAGCGCCCACGGCCGCGCAGCGGCGCCATCTGGCGGCGGTGTTCCTCGCGGCCGGCGAGCGCGGCTCGGCGCAGGTGCAATGGCTGCGCCTGCCCGCCGATGCCCGCATCGCCGGTGACGGCCTGGATGAGGCACTGGTCGGCATCCTCGACAAGGGCCTGACCCGTCGCAATGAAACCACCCTGCTGGCCGCAGTGCTCGCCGCCCGCCTGGGCCTGGAACGGCTGTGGTCCGTCGACGACCACACCGCCGATTCACCTACCCCTGCGGAGGATGAGCAGGCGATCGCCGCCGTGATGAAGAAGGCCTGGGACAACCCCCATGCGAACGCGCGCCGGCACACGGACGAACAGCTGCTCGCCAGGCTCGGCGAGCCGGATGGGCTGATGGCCCTGTATCGGGACTACAACCGCCCGGACGTCGGGCTGCAGTCCTACCGGGCGGACTTCGGCGCAGCGCTGGTCGAGCCTTCGCAGAAGGCCTTCGGCCGCAACTACGTTGCCTACTGGGAAACCCGCAACCTGCGCATGGTTGCCAACATCCGCGACGTGCTGGGGCTGCGTCCGGGCACGCGCCTGCTTGCCATCGTCGGCGCTTCGCACAAGGGCTACTACGAGGCCTACCTCAACCAGATGCACGACGTGCAGCTGGTGGATGCCGAACAGGTACTGCGCTGACGCCGCTACCATGTGCGTTTCCGCAGCAGGGACCGTCATGCTCAAGGTGATCGCCGAGGACTTCATCCATCCTGACGCCGTGGACGCGGTGATGCCGCTGTACCGCGAGCTGGTGGCGCAGACCCGTCGCGAGCCGTTGTGCATCGCCTACGATCTGTTCGTCGACCAGAAGGATCCCGGCCACTTCATCTTCATCGAACACTGGCCGGACCGTGCGGCGCTGGATGCGCACTGTGCCACCGAGCACTTCCGTCGTCTGGTGCCGCTGATCGATGCACACCAGCGCAGGCCCGGCACGTTCCTGCTGATGGACCCGGCCGCGCTTTAGCGGCGCGGTGGCGATCTTGGCGGGTGCGGTCGGTGCTCCCGGGTGGCCTGCCGCCCGGCGCGCCACCGCATCACGCTGATGGCAACGATGCCGCCCAGCGTGGCCAGCAGCATCACCGTCACGCCCCACTGCAGCACCGGCAGCAGCGACTGCGCCTGCTGATCGGTACGCAGCTGCTCCCATCGCAGCCAGCCGCAGGCGGCCAGGCACCAGCCCACCGCAGCCGGCGCATAGGCGCGAATGGCTTCCGCATTCCAGTAGGTCATCGCATTCTCCTGTAGTGGGCACGGCCGCAGTATTCGCCGCCCCGCTCTCACAGGCTGAGATCAGCCGGTACCAACGTCGCTGCCGTCCGCGGCGGCGTCGCCGGGCAGCTCTCCGCTCTCGCCCTGCACCTGCACGTTGTTGCGGCCCATGGCTTTTGCCCGGTAGCACTGCGCGTCCGCGGCGGCGACGGCCTGGTCGACGCTCATGCCTGCAGCCAGTGCTGCGATGCCGATGCTCGCGCCGATCCGCAGACGGTGCTGGTCCCAGGGAATGGACAGGCTGGACAGGGTATGCAGCAGTTCTCCGCCGATGCGGGCCGCGCGCCGCGGCGTGCAGCCGGACAGGATCACCGCGAACTCGTCGCCACCGAGGCGCGCAACCACGTCCGAATCGCGCACGCCATGCCGCAGTACGCTGGCCACGGCCCACAGCACTGCGTCCCCGGCGAGGTGGCCCCAGGTGTCGTTGACCGGCTTGAACCGGTCCAGGTCGATGTACATCAGGGACGCCGCCTGGCCGGTACGTTCGACGCGGGTGATCGCCTGCTGCAGGTGCGCCTCGAAGCCACGGCGGTTGCTCAGCTCGGTCAGCGGATCCATTTCCGCCAGATGCCGCGCCTCGCGCTGGCGGGCACGCTGCTGGGTGTCATCGCGCAACACCCAGACCGCGCCGCGCACGTGCCCTTCATCATCGCGCAGCCATGCACGTGTGAGGTCCACCGGCACGGTCGCTGCGCCCATCCGCAGCAGCAGGTCCGCATGCAGGTCCACCGCGTTGCCGTCCGGGTCCAGCAGCACGTCCACATCCAGCTGCGACTGCGGCGCGTATTCGGTGGTCAGCGCCAGCACGTCCTGGACATGGTGACCCGCCAGCGACAGCGCGCCGTCGCCGGCAAGCAGGCGCACGGCAGCGGCGTTGGCATATTCGATACGGCCGTCAAGCGCGACACTGAGCACCAGGTCGGTCACCGCATCCAGGGTGATGCGGCTGCGCTGTTCGCTTTCATACAGGCGCTGCTCGCTGCTGCGCTGGGCGCTGACGTCCTGGATCTGTGACACGAAATGCAGCGGCTCGCCACACTCGTTGCGCACCAGCGACACCGACAGGCGCGCCCAGATGACGTTGCCGTCGCGGCCGATATAGCGCTTCTCCAGGTGGTAGTGACTGCGCCGGCCCGCCAGCAGGTCCTCCACCAGCGCCAGGTCGGTCTGCAGGTCGGCCGGGTGGGTCAGCCGCTGGAAGTCGACCTGCAGCAGTTCCTCGCGCGGGTAACCGAGAATGCGGCACAGGGCTTCATTGACGTCCAGCCAACGCCCTTCCAGCGACACCAGCGCCATGCCCAGTGCCGCCGAGGTGAACGCGCCCGCGAATTTCTCTGCGGACAACCGCGCTTCTGCACGGGCCTGCAGGATCTCGGTGATATCGATGGCCATGCCCACATAGCCGATGCGCTCGCCCTCGGTACCGTCCATGCGACTGATCGACAGGCGTACCTGGCGACGCTGCCCATCCTTGCGCAACAGCGTCCATTGCCGCGAATAGGTCTGCCCTTCGGCACGGGCACTGAGCGCTTCGAACACGTCGGGCAGCTGCCCATCGGCCGCAGCAAGCGGCTGCAGCCAGGCAGCCAGCTCGTCCGGATCGTGGAACGCATCGAGCCTGCGCACTCCAACCACTTCGGCTGCGCTGTAACCGAGCAGACGCTGCGCCCCGGTATTGAACAGCGTGATGATGCCGTCGTTGCCGGTGGCGATCACCGCCACTTCGTCGGACGCATCGACCACCGCCTGCAGGCGCTGCCGCATCTCCGCGGCATCCTGGCGCGCCTGCTGCAGCTCGGTGACATCGGCATGGGCGCCGGCCATCCACAGCGGCCGCCCCTGGCCATCCCATTCGAACACCCGGCCACGATCATGGATCCAGATCCAGCGGCCGTTCTTGTGGCGCATCCGCAGCAGGCACGCGTAGTTGTCGGAGCGGCCGTCGAAGTGCTCCTGCAGCGCCGCATCGGAGAGCGCCAGGTCGTCCGGATGCACCAGCGCGATGAAGGTCTTCTGGCAGATCGGCTCCAGTTCGTCCAGCCGGTAGCCGACGATTTCAGCCCAGCGGGCATTGACCCGCATCTGCCCGCTCTGGACATTCCATTCCCAGGTACCCGCCGCCGTTCCCTCGATGATCATCGCCAGCCGCCGACGCTCCTCGGCCAGTTCCTGCAGGCGGTGCTCCAGCAGCGGATCGTGCGCGGTGTCGTGGCCGGCCATCAGCGGTTCCCCCTGCGGGCACAGGGGGGCGCGGCCGGCGGCAAGCTGCCGCAACCGTGTCCGATCCGAGCGGATGGTGCTGGCGTCATGGCCTCCCCGGCGACAGCGGGGTGGCCCAGTGGCTCCCCCTTCCAGCGCAAGTGTGCGCATTGCCGGGGAACAACGACAAGTCCCCCCTTGCGGCGTGGCCGAAAGGGGGGAAGGCTGCCTCAGCTGCGCTTGGCGCGGGCGAAGGCTTCGGCCAGGGCGTTGTTGGCCGGCGGCGCGGACGTTGCCGGACGACCGCCGCTGCCCGGCCCCCGACCCTGCCCGCCGCGCCCCTGGCCCGGGGCGCCGCCGTCGCGGCGTGCACCCTGTGCCGGGCCGCGCTCCTCGCGGCCGCCCGGCCGGCTGGTGGCCTGGCCCGGGGTGTCGTCCAGCCGCCGGGTCAGGGCGATGCGCTTGCGCGCGACGTCCACCTCCAGCACCTTCACCTTGACGATATCGCCGGCCTTGACCACGTCACGCGGATCCTTCACGTAGGTATCGGACAACGCCGAGATGTGGATCAGGCCATCCTGGTGCACACCGATATCGACGAACGCACCGAACGCGGCCACGTTGCTGACCACGCCTTCCAGCACCATGCCTTCACGCAGGTCCTTGATGTCTTCCACGCCCTCTGCGAACCGCGCCGCCTTGAACTCCGGCCGGGGATCGCGGCCGGGTTTTTCCAGCTCCCTGAGGATGTCGCGCACGGTCGGCACACCGAAGGTGGCATCGGTGAACTGCTCGGCCTTCAGGCTGCGCAGGAAGCTGCCGTCGCCGATCAGCGCCTTGATCGGGCGGGCGGTGCTGGCCACGATGCGCTCCACCACCGGATAGGCTTCGGGGTGCACCGAGGAGGCGTCCAGCGGCTCGTCACCATCGGCGATGCGCAGGAAGCCGGCGCACTGCTCGAACGTCTTCTCGCCCAGCCGCGACACCTTCAGCAGGTCCTTGCGCCGTTTGAACGGGCCGTTGTCGTCGCGGTGGCGCACGATGTTCTCCGCCACGGTCGAGGACAGGCCCGACACGCGCGACAGCAGCGCAGCCGAAGCAGTATTGACGTACACGCCGACCGCGTTCACGCAGTCCTCCACGCGCGCATCCAGCGCGCGCGCCAGCCGGTACTGGTCCACGTCGTGCTGGTACTGGCCAACGCCGATCGCCTTGGGCTCGATCTTGACCAGCTCGGCCAGCGGATCCTGCAGGCGGCGTGCGATCGATACCGCGCCGCGGATCGACACGTCCAGGTCCGGGAACTCCCGGGCCGCCACTTCCGACGCCGAATACACCGATGCGCCGGCTTCACTGACCACGATCTTCTGCGGCGCGTTGTCGCCCAGGGCCTTGATGACTTCGCCGGCCAGCTTGTCGGTCTCGCGGCTGGCGGTACCGTTGCCGATCGCGATCAGTTGCACGTTGTGCCGGACGCACAGCTGCCGGATCGTCTGCAGCGATTGCTCCCACTGCCGGCGGGGTTCGTGCGGGTAGATGGTATCGGTGGCGACCAGCTTGCCGGTGGCATCGACCACGGCGATCTTGCAGCCGGTACGGATGCCCGGATCCAGCCCCAGCACGTTCCTGGGACCGGCCGGTGCCGCCAGCAACAGGTCCTTGAGGTTGTCACCGAACACGGTGATGGCCTCGGCCTCGGCCTTCTCGCGGGCCTGGTTGAACAGGTCCAGCAGCAGGTGCATGTGCAGCTTGGCGCGCCAGGTCAGGCGGCAGGCATCCAGCAGCCAGCGATCACCCGGACGGCCCGCGTCACGGACGCCGGCATGGTAGGCCACGCGTCCTTCGGCGTACTGGTGGCCGGCCTCGGCGTCCTTGCCCGGGTCCAGTTCCAGGAACAGGATCTCTTCGCGGCGCGCGCGGAACAGGGCCAGCAACCGATGCGACGGAATCCTGGCCAGCAGTTCGGCATGCTCGAAATAGTCGCGGTACTTGGCGCCTTCGGTTTCCTTGCCTTCGGCGACGCGGGCGCGGATCACCCCCTGCTCGCCCAGCCAGCCACGCAGCTCACCGACCAGCGTGGCATCTTCACCCCAGCGCTCCATCAGGATGGCACGTGCACCTTCCAGCGCAGCCTTGGCATCGGCCACGCCCTTGTCGGCATCGATGAAGCCGGCGGCGAACACCTGCGGGTCCCGGGTCGGATCACCGAGCAGGCCATCGGCCAGCGGTTCCAGACCCGCCTCGCGGGCGATCTGGGCACGGGTACGGCGCTTGGGCTTGTACGGCAGGTACAGGTCTTCCAGCCGGCTCTTGGTGTCGGCGGCGAGGATCTCGCCGCGCAGCGCATCACTGAGCTTGCCCTGTTCGCCGATGCTGGCCAGCACGGCGGCGCGGCGGTCTTCCAGTTCCCGCAGGTAGGTCAGGCGGGTCTCCAGGTTGCGCAGCTGGGTATCGTCCAGGCCGCCGGTGACTTCCTTGCGGTAGCGGGCGATGAACGGAACGCTGGCGCCCTCGTCGAGCAGGCCGACGGCGGCACTGACCTGGGTGGGCTGGGCACCGATCTCGTCGGCGATGGTCTGGGCGATCTGCTGGGCGAGCGTGCGCTGGGCGTGCTTGGCGTCGTGCATTGCTTCCGGCCTGGGCCGCATTACGGGAAAGGCCCATTCTTGCAATGCGCAGCCGGCAGGGACAAGGCGTTGACAGGGGGACGGTTCAGCGGGCAGGTCCGGAGTGGACGCCGGCATCCTGGCAGGGGGGCTCGGACGGGCCCCGGGCTGGGATGCCGGCGCGGGCGCGCGATGGTGGGCGCGCCCTGCCGCGTATTGCGAAGGTCAGCGGTAGTGGCGGGCGGCACGCTGCATGACGATGTCGTCACGCAGGCTCTCCAGCGCCATCAGGCGGACCTTGCCGACACCCTGCAGTTCCATGAACCGCTCCGTGTAGAACTCCGGCCCCAGCGCGGTATCGGCGCGGGATTTGCTGAAGCCGTAGGGCACCACGCCCTTCTCGCCATCCTTGCTACCACCGACATAAAGAACGATTGCCATGTGATGTCTTCCTCCAAATTGCTACTGCGTACTGCACACGATGAGCGATGCTGCGAGCTCATCGAGGGAGAGCTTACCGCGTCGAACCTGACTGGAACGTCACGAAGGCTAATGACGATCGGTTGCATGCAGATGACGGCGGAATCGCAGCAGAATGCTTACGGATCTTTAACTTGCGGCTAACGAATCGGGGGTTTCCAGCCAACGGCCAGCCCCTCGTGGCTTGGTCGCGAAATGCGCTTCATGTGATTGGGTCGGTCGGGGTGGGTTCGCGGGACACGCCGTAAACCCCCCTCCGGGGTCCGGCCCAGCCGCTGGCGGCTGTGCGTTCGGGCGCTTGCGAAGCAGTGCTTCGCAACCAAAGCCCCCTCACCCATGGGGGATCGATGGCGCCATCCATGGCGCCAACGGTCCCGCGAACCCACCCCGACCGACCCCCGACGGTTTTCGGGCACGTCCAGCCACGGAAAAGAAAAAGAAGATCAAAAGCAAAAGCAGCCTGGCCGGCTGCTTTGTTGCTTCCTGTAGAGCCAAGCCATGCTCGGCTCATGAGCAAGCGCAGCGCGCGACCCGCTTTTGCTGTTCTTTATTCTCTTCAGTGGCTTGGCGCGCACGGAAATTGTCAGCGGCCGGGTGGGTGGGGCTGGCGGGGTATCCGCGGCATGGATGCCGCGGCTAAGCCCCCATGGACGGGTTCACGGCGTCCCCGCCAGCCCCACCCACCCGGCCAGCCCCCAGGAAGCAGGCATTCAACGACCAAGCCACGAGGGGCTGCGCCGTTGGCTGGAACCTACGGCCACCAGCCATGCCCGAACCGGGCGTAATGATCGGCCGCGCGCTCGAACGGGTTGCGCGCACTCACCCCGCCGCACAGCAGGTACACCGGCAGGTACAGCGGACCCAGCACCAGGTACTGGTAGACGTGGGCGCGTTCGTGGTCATCCAGCCGGATCAGTGGCTCCACGCACCACCCGGCCTGGTGCGCATAGGTGCGGCAGGACATTCCCAGGTCGTGCCCGGTATGCAGGATCACATTGCCCAGCGTGATCGCCCCGCCCGGTCCCCACGGCCAATGGTCGAACACCACCGCACAATCGCGGGCGCTCCAGCGCATCCGGGCGCCCGCCAGCACACCCGCCAGCCCGCCGAGCAGGCCGATCAGGGAATTGGGCAGCGTCCATGCCGCGCCCAGCACCTGCAGCGCGCGCAGCCAGAACGGCGCGGGGCCTGGTACGGCGTTCAATCGGCCTCGTTGGGGATCAGCAGCCACAGCAGCAGATAGACCAGGATGCCGGGGAACGCGGCCGAGGCCAGCGAAATCACCACATACAGCACCCGCACCAGGGTCGGGTTCCAGCCGAACCGATGGGCGATACCGCCCATCACCCCGGCGATCATGCGGTCATTCAGTGAACGCGACAGCGTGCGTGGCACGGTACTCATGGCGGCAGCTCCCGCTGGACAGGTTGCGCCTACTGTAGCGCCGGCCATGTCTACGGCGTGCGTTGCCGCAGCGCCTTCAGGCGCGCGCCGAACCAGGCCGCTGCGGTCTGCTCCGGCTGCCCCGGGCATTGGATGCGGTAGGGCTTGCCACTCATGCTGCTCTGGCTGGCCGCACGCTCGATGAACTGCTCAGCGCTGTCCACCCTGTTCTTCTTCAGCAGGTAATCGTACTTGCGCTGCAGGTGCGCGCGCGCATCGCTGCCGTCGTGCCAGGTGCCATTGCGCTGGAAACGGCATGGGGAGCCGTCCAGGCTGGAGATCAACTGCGCGATCTCACTACGCGCCTCGGCACTGGGGGCCGCGTGGGCGAACGGCGCGGCCAGCAGCAGCGCGGCAGATACCATCAGAATCCGTTGCGACATCGTGGCCTCCAGGCCGTCGGGCAGGCGGGATCTTACCGCAGCGGATCGATCCTCACGCCTCGCGGGCCTTCAGCCAGCCATCGATGGTGGCCGGCACTTCGCGCTGCGCACGCCCGGACACATAGATGCCGATGTGCCCGCCGCGGAAACTGGATTCGGTGTAGTCCTCGGTGCCCAGGCGCCCGCGCATCGCGCGCGACGCATCCGGCGGGACCAGATGGTCCTGCTCGGCGTAGAGGTTCAGTACCGGCAACGTCACCTGTGACAGGTCCACCGCTTCCTCGCCGATCCGCACCGTGCCGTTGATCAGCCCGTTGCCCTGGTAGAACTGCTTGATGAACTCACGGAAGGCCTCGCCCGCCAGGTCCGGCGAATCGAAGATCCACTTTTCCATGCGCAGGAAATCCTCCAGCGCGGCCCGGTCATCGAGGATGTCCAGCAGGCCGACGTACTTCTGCACGTTCAGGCGGAACGGCTTGAGCATCAGGTAGCTGGCGTTCATCAGGTCGGCCGGGATGTTGCCCAGCGTGTCCACCAGCAGGTCCACGTCCACCTGCCGCGCCCAGTGCGAGAGCATGTTGTCGGCGGTGTGGAAGTCGACCGGCGTGACCATGGTGATCAGATTGCCCAGCTTGCGCCGGCGCAGCGCCGCATAGCACAGGGCAAACACGCCGCCCTGGCAGATCCCGAGCAGATCGACCGGAACACCGCTGCGCGCACGCAGCGCATCCACCGCGCCGTCGATGTAGCGCAGCAGGTAGTCCTCCAGGGTCTGGAAACGCTCGGAGCGGTCCGGGTAGCCCCAGTCCAGCACGTAGACGTCCTGGCCCAGGGCCAGCAGCTTCTGCACCAGCGAACGGTCGGCCTGCAGGTCGACCATGTACGGCCGGTTGACCAGGGCATAGACGATCAGCAGGGGCGTGCGCCGGGTCGGCGCCTGTTCGCCGACGAAGCGGTACAGCACCACCTTGCCATCGCGCCACACTTCCTCGCGGGCGGTCACGCCGTAGTCGACGTCCTCCACCTGCGGCAGCAGCTTCAGCCCTTCCATCAGCTTGCGCTGCATGGCCAGGGTCTCCTGCATCAGGTCATCGGCGTTGAAACCCAGCGGTCCTTTCATGGCTCAGGACTTCCGCGGGGTGCTGCGCGGCGCAGCCTTGCCGGCCGGCGCCTTGCGCGCGCTGGCACGCGTTGCCGGTTCAGCCTTCTTCGCCGCCTTCTTCGCCGCCGCGCGGGTCGACGCCTTGCGCGCGGCCGGCTTCACGTTCGCCGGTGCCGGTTGCGCCACCGGATCCACCGCAGGGCTGGCAGCCAGCATCGCGACCTGGGCCTGCAGCCGGCGCAGGCTGCGCTCCAGCTCGGCGATGCGGCGGTGCGCGGCATCCATTTCGGTGCGGGTCGGCAGACCGATGCGTTCGCTCATCTGTTCCACCTCACGCTGCAGGCCGGCGCGCAGGCGCATCTGTGCATTGCCCAGCGAGGCATACACCTGCTGGAATGGTTCGGACATGGCGACCTTGGCGTAGGCCTCTTCGGCCACTTCGATCCACAGGTCGAACATCGCCCGCGCACTGGTCAGCTGGCTGCCCGGCTGCTCGTGCTGGGCCAGACGCTGCTCGAACAGGTCGAACGCTTCGTCCAGCGCCTGCTGGATCTGCTCGACGTAGGCCCGCGAATGGCGCTGGTACTCTTCCTGCGCGCGCAGCAGGGCCTGCCAGCGCGCCTGGTGCTCACGCCCGGGGCCGAAGGCCGGGCTCTGCAGCCACGGGCCGGCCTGCAGCTGGA from Stenotrophomonas sp. 704A1 includes these protein-coding regions:
- a CDS encoding response regulator, with product MSALQDLRVLVVENDEMSAALLQMQLVHSGARVVGLAASVAEALRLLEQTTPDVALLDYRLARNETSEPVAAALGARKVPFVLATGMTADQLPLAMQSGVLLVKPYLSADLSRALVRAVGRSRADVT
- a CDS encoding methyl-accepting chemotaxis protein, which translates into the protein MLIPGFTAGAQAPADVLTRWSPWRALLGALGSPRSAVALAADTRRHAELEAQVAALHRVQAVIEFALDGTILQANDNFLQALGYRLDEIQGKHHSLFVDPEQARSADYREFWARLGRGEFDAGQYRRFGKGGREIWIQASYNPVLDPQGRPYKVVKFATDITAQRQQAAESAGQLAAIDKSQAVIEFSMDGRILAANANFLAVTGYTLDEVRGQHHSLFVEPEYRSSAGYRQFWEKLGRGEYDAGQYRRLGKAGREVWIQASYNPILDANGRPFKVVKYATDITAQVHASQAMQQAVAQTREVVAAAKEGDLTHRIAMTDKSGPIAELCGGVNALVEAMAGIIGQIKFAADTIAVGATEIAQGNSDLSQRTEQQAASLEETAVSMKGLAETVQRTATNARQASQLAGGAAEVAARGGQVVHEVVATMAVINASSRRIVDIIGVIDGIAFQTNILALNAAVEAARAGEHGRGFAVVATEIRELSQRSAGAAKEIKQLIDASVANVGAGTAQVESAGRTMDEIVVDVRRVSDLVTEISTAAQQQSDDIQQMNQAVDLIDQGTQQNAALVEEASAAARSMEEQSSELLRTVAGFRVQAGAGAGHGSGSHAPALRVV
- a CDS encoding DUF5694 domain-containing protein, whose amino-acid sequence is MLRRAGTILILGLFSAAALASDSGFRPSFQPDQLKGPPAGRANEVLVLGTMHLSGLPDTFQPALLEPLLQRLARWRPEAIATEDVSGVQCDFMRRHPARYADSIASYCFNTDAARAATGLDVAAASVEMERLLATWPAAPTAAQRRHLAAVFLAAGERGSAQVQWLRLPADARIAGDGLDEALVGILDKGLTRRNETTLLAAVLAARLGLERLWSVDDHTADSPTPAEDEQAIAAVMKKAWDNPHANARRHTDEQLLARLGEPDGLMALYRDYNRPDVGLQSYRADFGAALVEPSQKAFGRNYVAYWETRNLRMVANIRDVLGLRPGTRLLAIVGASHKGYYEAYLNQMHDVQLVDAEQVLR
- a CDS encoding putative quinol monooxygenase, with amino-acid sequence MLKVIAEDFIHPDAVDAVMPLYRELVAQTRREPLCIAYDLFVDQKDPGHFIFIEHWPDRAALDAHCATEHFRRLVPLIDAHQRRPGTFLLMDPAAL
- a CDS encoding PAS domain S-box protein, which encodes MAGHDTAHDPLLEHRLQELAEERRRLAMIIEGTAAGTWEWNVQSGQMRVNARWAEIVGYRLDELEPICQKTFIALVHPDDLALSDAALQEHFDGRSDNYACLLRMRHKNGRWIWIHDRGRVFEWDGQGRPLWMAGAHADVTELQQARQDAAEMRQRLQAVVDASDEVAVIATGNDGIITLFNTGAQRLLGYSAAEVVGVRRLDAFHDPDELAAWLQPLAAADGQLPDVFEALSARAEGQTYSRQWTLLRKDGQRRQVRLSISRMDGTEGERIGYVGMAIDITEILQARAEARLSAEKFAGAFTSAALGMALVSLEGRWLDVNEALCRILGYPREELLQVDFQRLTHPADLQTDLALVEDLLAGRRSHYHLEKRYIGRDGNVIWARLSVSLVRNECGEPLHFVSQIQDVSAQRSSEQRLYESEQRSRITLDAVTDLVLSVALDGRIEYANAAAVRLLAGDGALSLAGHHVQDVLALTTEYAPQSQLDVDVLLDPDGNAVDLHADLLLRMGAATVPVDLTRAWLRDDEGHVRGAVWVLRDDTQQRARQREARHLAEMDPLTELSNRRGFEAHLQQAITRVERTGQAASLMYIDLDRFKPVNDTWGHLAGDAVLWAVASVLRHGVRDSDVVARLGGDEFAVILSGCTPRRAARIGGELLHTLSSLSIPWDQHRLRIGASIGIAALAAGMSVDQAVAAADAQCYRAKAMGRNNVQVQGESGELPGDAAADGSDVGTG